One segment of Haloplanus natans DSM 17983 DNA contains the following:
- a CDS encoding winged helix-turn-helix transcriptional regulator, which produces MSTHSESSDTKSTSVVTPSQSQETLISMANLLGRKWHLVILHQLLTEGAMGFGELKGEIEHISSKVLSDSLDRLETEHELVERRIVSEKPVRVEYAVTDRGRDFAPVVDRIHEWGVEHVLRE; this is translated from the coding sequence ATGAGTACACACTCAGAATCGAGTGATACGAAATCGACGTCGGTCGTCACACCGAGCCAGTCACAGGAGACGCTCATCTCCATGGCAAACCTCCTCGGACGCAAGTGGCACTTGGTCATCCTCCACCAGTTGCTGACGGAGGGCGCGATGGGATTCGGCGAACTGAAAGGAGAGATCGAACACATATCGTCGAAGGTCCTGTCGGACAGCCTCGACCGACTCGAGACGGAACACGAACTTGTCGAACGCCGCATCGTGAGCGAGAAGCCGGTGCGCGTCGAGTACGCGGTGACGGACCGCGGTCGTGACTTCGCCCCTGTCGTCGACCGCATCCACGAGTGGGGCGTCGAACACGTCCTGAGGGAGTAG